The Candidatus Eremiobacteraceae bacterium DNA segment CATAGAGCGCATCGAAGTCGACGGCATCACCGCGAAAGTCACCATGCGCTGCGGCGACAACTGCCTTGTCGCCGTCATCACGCGCGAATCCGTCGAAGACATGGATCTTCACGTCGGTGACGCGGTCAGTGCCGTCATTAAGTCATCGTCGGTGATGCTCGCCAAAGAATGACCGGTCAGCCCAGGGGCAACCACACCCGGACCGTGGTCCCGCGGCCCGGCGTAGGCTCGACCGATATCCGTCCGCCATGGGCTTCAACGATGCGTTTGCTAAGGCTCAAACCCAGCCCGAGGCCCTGACTCGCGTTATTGTGTTTGCGCGCCGCGTGGTGATAGGGCGAAAAGAGATCGCCG contains these protein-coding regions:
- a CDS encoding TOBE domain-containing protein, with translation MKLSARNKLPGVIERIEVDGITAKVTMRCGDNCLVAVITRESVEDMDLHVGDAVSAVIKSSSVMLAKE